The Solea solea chromosome 19, fSolSol10.1, whole genome shotgun sequence genome has a window encoding:
- the igsf9a gene encoding protein turtle homolog A isoform X2 gives MKSLSQTFAVVAALCFSSVTAEGLQQQVRGKVGGQVELECSFPPSLPPDVSSASLHVVEWLRQGLDIPVLIRFGSYAPRVHPQYEGRVSLVRVAAMRLEDVRLEDQGLYECRILVLDRPTDERRDGTWTLLSVSAPPTFTEVPPPVVESLVGAHLSLNCVASGNPPPTITWIKDGSVIHQEGALFLRALSTQSAGQYTCHASNSEGNVSHVTRVKIKGPPVIVVPPKSTSLNMSQNALLRCQAVADPPNMTYVWQKGGENVHHIDSLKTRVKIMVDGTLLISGLVPEDSGNYTCTPSNGLLTPPTASANLTVMHPAQALQMPQETYLPTGMSGVVACRAAAQPPLLGVDWTKDGEALDLLSYPGWSWTSDGSLFMATVNDDAAGVYTCTPYNGYGTMGPSAPTTVILQDPPSLSVAPQSQYRQEAGRTLLVPCQGNDDDHAVVTVTWSKVDVSRRVSFSVESNGSLLLQPLTKDHQGAWQCSVTNRVASVKTSTRVFVLGTSPHPVSSLSVSPGVRQANVSWQPGFDGGAAQSFSVWVKKMSVSDDDDDDGEGKQSWFSVPVPSSEGNRVQVTGLSPATDYQFSVLSHNKLGTGPFSEIRTARTLDPPLRRRRPRPPALLSADGDWAGLLLRWSPPEEQRPPLTGFVLQSRSEDGGWFDLVENISANSSEVLVQGLQKDRAYELRLLSRSGELLSEPGPSVNVSSAGTQVSAGSSQQLDFVPEPLLAGVLGGVGFMCLALVVLLGSACVINHKRNQRRRRRRRKEAEEEEAEECPAVIYTHASSVKTSGSGSPDSVLKKSLLPANNLYPTTSSTSSTSSTSSSQTDCFSFSADDHLHHHHHQRKPLPSNCSKGRLSRTTSSPVSSQIEMISRGPDGRFSLPPYAAATLSVRGRNAQVRYDRPAQVRRSASLHSAGEDRKERPFVLSVDLPPCKPVDADSRSQMYDRTRQPTLHSRFVFDQKEKDDVFLDLGSVCSNTSLATIPVHERVRTPTFPVLPHIKHGLSQTTTASALVLQMEHERETGNLSRCLKLAQEREELERELHRYALERGPDRLSPVDGEFVWEYKSRTLPHRCTQSSKKSIGLSSNTSPSSSVHWDTRPLVSLVPRVSSPASASCSQSGSRHPRVEEVYGLTLPRFSSKHQRRERVGSALNNNSAPSTVPEDSDSCSQTLRQNSLFSRGSFSMSSFHENTFTDSEASDSRLLRSSDADACAEMSVDEPEFEDLVTKPMLHHRIASHLQHGRSLTPRRQRHHMRRSQSLNCRNPAFVDSVIQVPASPPRPEPELWRTGTTSSRFLDSRQRSRSLDSRRRKAENDFPTPDAWIESLSQENCSVESSCPADNLLWQNQNLATMKIQKSSADCPSVAHAASRSPPPLDTVSSNSPERPITNPHISFHYESSGTTPVCPNAGPRPIIYHQQKATKEAEGYLQEASKSSRPNINEQETLEVEAGGYEGVPESGSSYSSYASSGRGSMEPANRRMSLCHLTPTLSSSPETVEQSQGRTRDTRRHQMEPNHRRKVSVDENYEWDAADVDSQPGNRDGLLQKPLPLLLPPPQCCDLPSMHCSSLMSSLHPGHQNVCSAKPEPDTVLF, from the exons GTTGGACAGACCCACAGACGAGCGGAGGGACGGCACGTggactctgctctctgtgtctG CTCCACCCACCTTCACTGAAGTCCCGCCTCCTGTGGTGGAGTCTCTTGTTGGAGCTCACCTCTCTCTCAACTGTGTTGCCAGTGGCAACCCTCCGCCCACCATCACCTGGATAAAAGACGGGAGTGTGATTCATCAG GAGGGGGCGCTATTTCTGCGAGCGCTGTCCACACAATCAGCAGGACAGTACACATGCCACGCCTCCAACTCTGAGGGGAACgtcagtcatgtgaccagagtcaagatcaaag GTCCGCCCGTTATTGTCGTCCCCCCGAAAAGCACCTCCCTCAACATGTCCCAGAATGCACTTCTGCGCTGCCAGGCGGTGGCCGACCCCCCCAACATGACGTACGTTTGGcagaaaggaggagaaaacGTCCATCACATCGA ctcttTGAAAACTCGAGTGAAGATCATGGTGGATGGAACTCTGCTCATCTCCGGCCTCGTCCCCGAGGATTCTGGGAACTACACCTGCACGCCGAGCAACGGCCTGCTGACCCCGCCCACAGCCTCCGCCAACCTCACAGTGATGC ATCCAGCGCAGGCTCTTCAAATGCCCCAGGAGACGTACCTGCCCACAGGCATGAGCGGCGTGGTCGCCTGCCGAGCTGCCGCTCAGCCTCCGCTTCTTGGCGTCGACTGGACAAAGGACGGAGAAGCACTCGACCTGCTTTCG tATCCAGGATGGAGCTGGACATCAGACGGCTCTTTGTTCATGGCCACGGTCAATGACGACGCAGCAGGCGTTTACACCTGCACTCCATACAACGGCTACGGCACCATGGGTCCATCTGCACCCACCACTGTCATTCTACag gatCCACCATCGTTGAGCGTGGCTCCACAGAGTCAGTACAGACAGGAAGCTGGACGGACGCTGCTCGTCCCCTGTCAGGGAAACGACGACGACCACGCCGTCGTCACGGTGACCTGGAGCAAA GTGGACGTGAGTCGTCGCGTGTCGTTCTCTGTGGAATCTAACggttctctgctgctgcagccgctcACTAaagaccaccagggggcgtggCAGTGCAGCGTCACTAACCGCGTGGCCTCGGTGAAGACAAGCACACGCGTGTTTGTCCTGG ggACCAGTCCACACccagtgtcctctctgtctgtgtctccggGGGTGAGACAGGCCAACGTGTCGTGGCAGCCGGGCTTTGATGGTGGAGCAGCTCAGAGCTTCTCAGTGTG gGTGAAGAAGATGTcggtgagtgatgatgatgatgatgatggtgagggGAAGCAGAGCTGGTTCTCGGTTCCTGTGCCGTCGTCAGAGGGAAACCGAGTTCAGGTGACGGGGTTGTCTCCTGCCACAGATTATCAGTTCAGCGTTCTGTCTCACAACAAACTGGGAACTGGACCGTTCAGCGAGATCCGGACCGCCCGGACTTTAG ATCCTCCTCTGAGGAGACGTCGACCGAGGCCTCCAGCTCTGCTGTCAGCTGATGGAGACTGGGCCGGTCTTCTTCTCAGATGGTCTCCTCCTGAGGAGCAGCGTCCTCCGCTCACAGGCTTCGTCCTCCAGTCTCGCTCTGAGGACGGCGGCTGGTTTGATCTGGTGGAGAACATCAGCGCCAACAGCAGTGAGGTTCTGGTTCAAGGTCTGCAGAAG gaccgCGCGTACGAGCTGCGACTGCTTTCTCGTAGCGGGGAGTTGCTGAGCGAGCCCGGTCCATCAGTCAATGTCTCCAGCGCTG ggacacaggTCTCCGCCGGCTCGTCTCAGCAGCTGGACTTTGTCCCGGAGCCGCTGTTAGCCGGAGTTCTGGGCGGAGTCGGGTTCATGTGCTTGGCTCTGGTGGTTCTGCTCGGTTCTGCCTGTGTCATCAACCACAAGAGGAACCAGCGccgcaggaggaggaggaggaaggaggcggaggaggaggaggcggagg AGTGTCCTGCGGTCATCTACACACACGCTTCATCAGT AAAGACCTCAGGCTCTGGGAGTCCAGACAGTGTGTTAAAGAAGAGTTTGCTTCCAGCCAACAACCTCTatcccaccacctcctccacctcctccacctcctccacctcctcctcacagacagactgtTTCTCCTTCAGCGCTGAcgaccatcttcatcatcatcatcaccagagGAAGCCTCTTCCGTCCAACTGCAGTAAAGGACGTCTCTCCAGAACAACGTCTTCTCCCGTTTCCTCTCAGATTGAGATGATCTCCAGAGGCCCAGACGGACGCTTCTCACTTCCTCCGTACGCCGCCGCCACGCTGAGCGTTCGCGGCAGGAACGCTCAGGTCCGATACGATCGTCCCGCTCAGGTCCGCAGGTCCGCGTCGCTGCACTCTGCTGGCGAGGACAGGAAAGAACGTCCGTTTGTCCTCTCTGTGGATCTCCCTCCCTGCAAACCAGTGGACGCTGATTCCAGGAGTCAAATGTACGACAGGACTCGGCAGCCGACGCTTCACAGCCGCTTCGTCTTTGATCAGAAGGAAAAGGACGACGTGTTCCTCGACCTCGGCAGCGTCTGCTCAAACACCAGTTTGGCCACGATCCCTGTTCACGAGCGAGTGAGAACTCCCACGTTTCCAGTTCTGCCGCATATCAAACACGGCTTGAGTCAGACGACGACCGCCAGCGCTCTGGTGCTGCAGATGGAGCACGAGCGGGAGACGGGGAACCTGAGTCGCTGCCTGAAACTGGCTCAGGAGCgggaggagctggagagggAGCTGCACAGGTATGCGCTGGAGCGAGGCCCGGACAGACTTTCACCTGTTGACGGTGAGTTTGTGTGGGAGTATAAGAGCAGGACGCTGCCTCACAGATGCACCCAGAGCAGCAAGAAGAGCATCGGTCTGTCCTCCAACACCTCACCTTCATCCTCCGTCCACTGGGACACACGTCCACTCGTCTCTCTTGTCCCTCGCGTGTCTTCACCAGCCAGTGCCTCGTGCTCTCAGTCTGGCAGCCGTCATCCTCGTGTGGAAGAGGTCTACGGATTAACTCTCCCACGTTTCTCCTCAAAACACCAGAGACGGGAAAGAGTTGGATCTGCACTGAATAATAATTCCGCTCCGTCCACAGTCCCAGAAGACTCCGACTCGTGCTCTCAGACTCTGAGACAGAACAGTCTGTTCAGTCGTGGCAGTTTTTCAATGTCGTCTTTCCATGAGAACACATTCACTGACAGTGAAGCTTCAGACTCTCGGCTCCTCAGGTCCAGTGATGCAGACGCGTGTGCTGAGATGAGTGTGGACGAACCTGAGTTTGAGGATTTGGTGACAAAGCCGATGCTTCATCACAGAATCGCCTCTCACCTGCAGCACGGACGCTCGCTCACTCCCCGACGCCAGCGTCACCACATGAGGCGGAGTCAAAGCCTTAACTGCCGCAATCCTGCCTTTGTGGACTCCGTTATCCAGGTCCCAGCTTCTCCACCACGTCCAGAACCAGAACTCTGGAGAACCGGGACTACAAGCTCTAGGTTCTTGGACTCTAGGCAGAGAAGTCGGAGCCTGGACTCGAGGAGGCGGAAGGCAGAGAACGACTTTCCGACTCCTGATGCTTGGATAGAGTCACTAAGTCAGGAGAACTGCTCTGTTGAGTCTTCCTGTCCTGCAGACAATCTCctctggcagaaccagaacCTTGCTACCATGAAGATCCAAAAGTCTTCTGCAGATTGTCCCTCTGTGGCCCATGCTGCCTCCAGATCTCCTCCTCCCTTAGACACGGTGTCTTCAAACAGTCCAGAGCGGCCGATAACAAATCCCCACATATCTTTTCACTACGAGAGCTCAGGAACGACGCCTGTCTGTCCAAACGCCGGACCACGGCCAATCATCTATCACCAGCAGAAGGCCACGAAAGAGGCAGAAGGTTACCTGCAGGAAGCTTCCAAGAGCTCACGCCCCAACATCAATGAGCAGGAGACACTGGAGGTGGAGGCCGGAGGCTACGAGGGAGTCCCAGAGTCCGGGAGCAGCTACAGCAGTTACGCGAGCAGCGGCCGAGGCAGCATGGAGCCGGCGAACCGACGAATGTCTCTGTGTCACCTGACCCCGACCCTCAGCAGCTCACCTGAGACTGTGGAGCAGAGCCAGGGACGGACACGGGACACACGGCGTCACCAAATGGAACCAAACCACAG GAGAAAAGTCTCGGTGGATGAGAATTACGAGTGGGATGCAGCTGATGTCGACTCACAGCCTGGAAACAGAGATG GTTTGCTGCAGaagcctcttcctcttcttcttcctcctcctcagtgctgCGAccttcccagcatgcactgctccTCTCTGATGTCGTCTTTGCACCCGGGGCATCAGAACGTCTGCTCTGCTAAACCAGAACCCGACACGGTTCTGTTCTGA
- the igsf9a gene encoding protein turtle homolog A isoform X1 has translation MKSLSQTFAVVAALCFSSAVTAEGLQQQVRGKVGGQVELECSFPPSLPPDVSSASLHVVEWLRQGLDIPVLIRFGSYAPRVHPQYEGRVSLVRVAAMRLEDVRLEDQGLYECRILVLDRPTDERRDGTWTLLSVSAPPTFTEVPPPVVESLVGAHLSLNCVASGNPPPTITWIKDGSVIHQEGALFLRALSTQSAGQYTCHASNSEGNVSHVTRVKIKGPPVIVVPPKSTSLNMSQNALLRCQAVADPPNMTYVWQKGGENVHHIDSLKTRVKIMVDGTLLISGLVPEDSGNYTCTPSNGLLTPPTASANLTVMHPAQALQMPQETYLPTGMSGVVACRAAAQPPLLGVDWTKDGEALDLLSYPGWSWTSDGSLFMATVNDDAAGVYTCTPYNGYGTMGPSAPTTVILQDPPSLSVAPQSQYRQEAGRTLLVPCQGNDDDHAVVTVTWSKVDVSRRVSFSVESNGSLLLQPLTKDHQGAWQCSVTNRVASVKTSTRVFVLGTSPHPVSSLSVSPGVRQANVSWQPGFDGGAAQSFSVWVKKMSVSDDDDDDGEGKQSWFSVPVPSSEGNRVQVTGLSPATDYQFSVLSHNKLGTGPFSEIRTARTLDPPLRRRRPRPPALLSADGDWAGLLLRWSPPEEQRPPLTGFVLQSRSEDGGWFDLVENISANSSEVLVQGLQKDRAYELRLLSRSGELLSEPGPSVNVSSAGTQVSAGSSQQLDFVPEPLLAGVLGGVGFMCLALVVLLGSACVINHKRNQRRRRRRRKEAEEEEAEECPAVIYTHASSVKTSGSGSPDSVLKKSLLPANNLYPTTSSTSSTSSTSSSQTDCFSFSADDHLHHHHHQRKPLPSNCSKGRLSRTTSSPVSSQIEMISRGPDGRFSLPPYAAATLSVRGRNAQVRYDRPAQVRRSASLHSAGEDRKERPFVLSVDLPPCKPVDADSRSQMYDRTRQPTLHSRFVFDQKEKDDVFLDLGSVCSNTSLATIPVHERVRTPTFPVLPHIKHGLSQTTTASALVLQMEHERETGNLSRCLKLAQEREELERELHRYALERGPDRLSPVDGEFVWEYKSRTLPHRCTQSSKKSIGLSSNTSPSSSVHWDTRPLVSLVPRVSSPASASCSQSGSRHPRVEEVYGLTLPRFSSKHQRRERVGSALNNNSAPSTVPEDSDSCSQTLRQNSLFSRGSFSMSSFHENTFTDSEASDSRLLRSSDADACAEMSVDEPEFEDLVTKPMLHHRIASHLQHGRSLTPRRQRHHMRRSQSLNCRNPAFVDSVIQVPASPPRPEPELWRTGTTSSRFLDSRQRSRSLDSRRRKAENDFPTPDAWIESLSQENCSVESSCPADNLLWQNQNLATMKIQKSSADCPSVAHAASRSPPPLDTVSSNSPERPITNPHISFHYESSGTTPVCPNAGPRPIIYHQQKATKEAEGYLQEASKSSRPNINEQETLEVEAGGYEGVPESGSSYSSYASSGRGSMEPANRRMSLCHLTPTLSSSPETVEQSQGRTRDTRRHQMEPNHRRKVSVDENYEWDAADVDSQPGNRDGLLQKPLPLLLPPPQCCDLPSMHCSSLMSSLHPGHQNVCSAKPEPDTVLF, from the exons GTTGGACAGACCCACAGACGAGCGGAGGGACGGCACGTggactctgctctctgtgtctG CTCCACCCACCTTCACTGAAGTCCCGCCTCCTGTGGTGGAGTCTCTTGTTGGAGCTCACCTCTCTCTCAACTGTGTTGCCAGTGGCAACCCTCCGCCCACCATCACCTGGATAAAAGACGGGAGTGTGATTCATCAG GAGGGGGCGCTATTTCTGCGAGCGCTGTCCACACAATCAGCAGGACAGTACACATGCCACGCCTCCAACTCTGAGGGGAACgtcagtcatgtgaccagagtcaagatcaaag GTCCGCCCGTTATTGTCGTCCCCCCGAAAAGCACCTCCCTCAACATGTCCCAGAATGCACTTCTGCGCTGCCAGGCGGTGGCCGACCCCCCCAACATGACGTACGTTTGGcagaaaggaggagaaaacGTCCATCACATCGA ctcttTGAAAACTCGAGTGAAGATCATGGTGGATGGAACTCTGCTCATCTCCGGCCTCGTCCCCGAGGATTCTGGGAACTACACCTGCACGCCGAGCAACGGCCTGCTGACCCCGCCCACAGCCTCCGCCAACCTCACAGTGATGC ATCCAGCGCAGGCTCTTCAAATGCCCCAGGAGACGTACCTGCCCACAGGCATGAGCGGCGTGGTCGCCTGCCGAGCTGCCGCTCAGCCTCCGCTTCTTGGCGTCGACTGGACAAAGGACGGAGAAGCACTCGACCTGCTTTCG tATCCAGGATGGAGCTGGACATCAGACGGCTCTTTGTTCATGGCCACGGTCAATGACGACGCAGCAGGCGTTTACACCTGCACTCCATACAACGGCTACGGCACCATGGGTCCATCTGCACCCACCACTGTCATTCTACag gatCCACCATCGTTGAGCGTGGCTCCACAGAGTCAGTACAGACAGGAAGCTGGACGGACGCTGCTCGTCCCCTGTCAGGGAAACGACGACGACCACGCCGTCGTCACGGTGACCTGGAGCAAA GTGGACGTGAGTCGTCGCGTGTCGTTCTCTGTGGAATCTAACggttctctgctgctgcagccgctcACTAaagaccaccagggggcgtggCAGTGCAGCGTCACTAACCGCGTGGCCTCGGTGAAGACAAGCACACGCGTGTTTGTCCTGG ggACCAGTCCACACccagtgtcctctctgtctgtgtctccggGGGTGAGACAGGCCAACGTGTCGTGGCAGCCGGGCTTTGATGGTGGAGCAGCTCAGAGCTTCTCAGTGTG gGTGAAGAAGATGTcggtgagtgatgatgatgatgatgatggtgagggGAAGCAGAGCTGGTTCTCGGTTCCTGTGCCGTCGTCAGAGGGAAACCGAGTTCAGGTGACGGGGTTGTCTCCTGCCACAGATTATCAGTTCAGCGTTCTGTCTCACAACAAACTGGGAACTGGACCGTTCAGCGAGATCCGGACCGCCCGGACTTTAG ATCCTCCTCTGAGGAGACGTCGACCGAGGCCTCCAGCTCTGCTGTCAGCTGATGGAGACTGGGCCGGTCTTCTTCTCAGATGGTCTCCTCCTGAGGAGCAGCGTCCTCCGCTCACAGGCTTCGTCCTCCAGTCTCGCTCTGAGGACGGCGGCTGGTTTGATCTGGTGGAGAACATCAGCGCCAACAGCAGTGAGGTTCTGGTTCAAGGTCTGCAGAAG gaccgCGCGTACGAGCTGCGACTGCTTTCTCGTAGCGGGGAGTTGCTGAGCGAGCCCGGTCCATCAGTCAATGTCTCCAGCGCTG ggacacaggTCTCCGCCGGCTCGTCTCAGCAGCTGGACTTTGTCCCGGAGCCGCTGTTAGCCGGAGTTCTGGGCGGAGTCGGGTTCATGTGCTTGGCTCTGGTGGTTCTGCTCGGTTCTGCCTGTGTCATCAACCACAAGAGGAACCAGCGccgcaggaggaggaggaggaaggaggcggaggaggaggaggcggagg AGTGTCCTGCGGTCATCTACACACACGCTTCATCAGT AAAGACCTCAGGCTCTGGGAGTCCAGACAGTGTGTTAAAGAAGAGTTTGCTTCCAGCCAACAACCTCTatcccaccacctcctccacctcctccacctcctccacctcctcctcacagacagactgtTTCTCCTTCAGCGCTGAcgaccatcttcatcatcatcatcaccagagGAAGCCTCTTCCGTCCAACTGCAGTAAAGGACGTCTCTCCAGAACAACGTCTTCTCCCGTTTCCTCTCAGATTGAGATGATCTCCAGAGGCCCAGACGGACGCTTCTCACTTCCTCCGTACGCCGCCGCCACGCTGAGCGTTCGCGGCAGGAACGCTCAGGTCCGATACGATCGTCCCGCTCAGGTCCGCAGGTCCGCGTCGCTGCACTCTGCTGGCGAGGACAGGAAAGAACGTCCGTTTGTCCTCTCTGTGGATCTCCCTCCCTGCAAACCAGTGGACGCTGATTCCAGGAGTCAAATGTACGACAGGACTCGGCAGCCGACGCTTCACAGCCGCTTCGTCTTTGATCAGAAGGAAAAGGACGACGTGTTCCTCGACCTCGGCAGCGTCTGCTCAAACACCAGTTTGGCCACGATCCCTGTTCACGAGCGAGTGAGAACTCCCACGTTTCCAGTTCTGCCGCATATCAAACACGGCTTGAGTCAGACGACGACCGCCAGCGCTCTGGTGCTGCAGATGGAGCACGAGCGGGAGACGGGGAACCTGAGTCGCTGCCTGAAACTGGCTCAGGAGCgggaggagctggagagggAGCTGCACAGGTATGCGCTGGAGCGAGGCCCGGACAGACTTTCACCTGTTGACGGTGAGTTTGTGTGGGAGTATAAGAGCAGGACGCTGCCTCACAGATGCACCCAGAGCAGCAAGAAGAGCATCGGTCTGTCCTCCAACACCTCACCTTCATCCTCCGTCCACTGGGACACACGTCCACTCGTCTCTCTTGTCCCTCGCGTGTCTTCACCAGCCAGTGCCTCGTGCTCTCAGTCTGGCAGCCGTCATCCTCGTGTGGAAGAGGTCTACGGATTAACTCTCCCACGTTTCTCCTCAAAACACCAGAGACGGGAAAGAGTTGGATCTGCACTGAATAATAATTCCGCTCCGTCCACAGTCCCAGAAGACTCCGACTCGTGCTCTCAGACTCTGAGACAGAACAGTCTGTTCAGTCGTGGCAGTTTTTCAATGTCGTCTTTCCATGAGAACACATTCACTGACAGTGAAGCTTCAGACTCTCGGCTCCTCAGGTCCAGTGATGCAGACGCGTGTGCTGAGATGAGTGTGGACGAACCTGAGTTTGAGGATTTGGTGACAAAGCCGATGCTTCATCACAGAATCGCCTCTCACCTGCAGCACGGACGCTCGCTCACTCCCCGACGCCAGCGTCACCACATGAGGCGGAGTCAAAGCCTTAACTGCCGCAATCCTGCCTTTGTGGACTCCGTTATCCAGGTCCCAGCTTCTCCACCACGTCCAGAACCAGAACTCTGGAGAACCGGGACTACAAGCTCTAGGTTCTTGGACTCTAGGCAGAGAAGTCGGAGCCTGGACTCGAGGAGGCGGAAGGCAGAGAACGACTTTCCGACTCCTGATGCTTGGATAGAGTCACTAAGTCAGGAGAACTGCTCTGTTGAGTCTTCCTGTCCTGCAGACAATCTCctctggcagaaccagaacCTTGCTACCATGAAGATCCAAAAGTCTTCTGCAGATTGTCCCTCTGTGGCCCATGCTGCCTCCAGATCTCCTCCTCCCTTAGACACGGTGTCTTCAAACAGTCCAGAGCGGCCGATAACAAATCCCCACATATCTTTTCACTACGAGAGCTCAGGAACGACGCCTGTCTGTCCAAACGCCGGACCACGGCCAATCATCTATCACCAGCAGAAGGCCACGAAAGAGGCAGAAGGTTACCTGCAGGAAGCTTCCAAGAGCTCACGCCCCAACATCAATGAGCAGGAGACACTGGAGGTGGAGGCCGGAGGCTACGAGGGAGTCCCAGAGTCCGGGAGCAGCTACAGCAGTTACGCGAGCAGCGGCCGAGGCAGCATGGAGCCGGCGAACCGACGAATGTCTCTGTGTCACCTGACCCCGACCCTCAGCAGCTCACCTGAGACTGTGGAGCAGAGCCAGGGACGGACACGGGACACACGGCGTCACCAAATGGAACCAAACCACAG GAGAAAAGTCTCGGTGGATGAGAATTACGAGTGGGATGCAGCTGATGTCGACTCACAGCCTGGAAACAGAGATG GTTTGCTGCAGaagcctcttcctcttcttcttcctcctcctcagtgctgCGAccttcccagcatgcactgctccTCTCTGATGTCGTCTTTGCACCCGGGGCATCAGAACGTCTGCTCTGCTAAACCAGAACCCGACACGGTTCTGTTCTGA